The following coding sequences lie in one Haemorhous mexicanus isolate bHaeMex1 chromosome 10, bHaeMex1.pri, whole genome shotgun sequence genomic window:
- the LOC132331762 gene encoding mucin-4-like isoform X3 has product MAGQGDVTRLPPGAHVETPSPPGGSPGFPGLPPSGITAGSPGAKTLGPGPAGGSSSAALQPPLGRELTASLPNTAPATSGSSFSGAFPGPGGSQGGSPGTARPATSCSPALARPAPPAPLPRGSEVPPGPGTGAVTSRASSSVVPAPPRVPAAAPALLPSPAVPAVPLYGYGARENDQEYVERRVDFNSPLFKPETGFPFGKTLHSSLYFTDNGQIIFPASDNNILTYPNPPPSGFNGHEEVPMIAVFWDNADFSRGVGTTFYQEFSTLNTAKPPFVRDVEAKVRRYLRSSYSAVWTLKITWEKAPVHTARTDTRKTITYQAVLTTDGFRSYILMLYQDGGMQWDYTRLTSTNVLIGYTSGDGFYYNDDLTKRPPAAKYRPDQFGGYNTDLRGLWIYKLESRVGINYRLKCLAWTGQQQEPRAWSQGLPTCPCSLQQGQQDPRFKSSRGGKWGARVSMLHSASPNQHGAGVRCLYDSQSQLIEGRQERYWRSFRQALPYRDQELKLYDWCCNRAGSAHLCARYSEKRPKIGCDGYQSPSTDSSEEAENDSDEQIDGEDK; this is encoded by the exons atggcagggcagggggatgtaACCCGTCTCCCTCCCGGGGCACATGTGGAGACTCCCTCCCCACCTGGGGGGAGCCCAGGGTTCCCCGGCCTTCCTCCCTCTGGGATCACTGCTGGCAGTCCCGGAGCAAAAACCCTGGGGCCAGGACCGGCCGGTGGCTCATcatctgctgccctgcagccacccctgggcagggagctgacCGCCAGCCTGCcaaacacagcccctgccacctCTGGGTCAAGCTTTTCTGGAGCCTTCCCAGGCCCGGGGGGATCTCAGGGCGGGTCTCCAGGCACAGCACGCCCAGCCACCTCCTGCAGCCCGGCCCTCGCCcgcccagccccaccagccccCCTGCCCAGAGGCAGCGAGGTGCCTCCCGggccagggacaggggctgtCACCTCCCGTGCATCGTCCTCCGTGGTTCCAGCTCCACCAcgagtgccagcagctgccccagccctgctgcccagtccTGCAG ttccagctgtgcccctctATGGGTATGGAGCAAGGGAAAATGATCAGGAGTACGTGGAAAGAAGAGTAGATTTTAATTCTCCACTTTTCAAGCCCGAGACTGGATTTCCATTTGGGAAAACCCTGCACAGCTCTCTCTAC TTCACAGACAATGGACAGATCATTTTCCCAGCCTCAGACAACAACATCCTCACGTACCCCAACCCTCCTCCCAGTGGCTTCAATGGCCATGAAGAGGTCCCCATGATCGCTGTATTTTGGGACAACGCTGACTTCTCCAGAGGTGTTGGTACCACCTTTTACCAG GAGTTCTCCACCCTCAACACGGCCAAGCCGCCGTTTGTCCGTGACGTGGAAGCAAAGGTCCGGCGGTACCTGAGGTCCTCCTACTCTGCAGTCTGGACCCTGAAAATCACCTGGGAGAAGGCACCTGTCCACACAGCACGGACTGACACCCGGAAG ACTATCACGTACCAGGCTGTCCTGACCACTGATGGCTTCAGGTCCTACATCCTGATGCTGTACCAGGACGGAGGCATGCAGTGGGATTACACCAGGCTCACTTCCACCAATGTGCTCATCGGCTACACcag TGGGGATGGCTTTTACTACAATGATGACCTGACTAAGAGACCTCCAGCTGCTAAATATCGCCCTGACCAGTTTGGGGGCTACAACACAG aCCTCCGTGGGTTGTGGATTTACAAGCTGGAGAGCCGCGTGGGCATCAACTACCGGCTGAAGTGCCTGGCGTGGacggggcagcagcaggagccccggGCATGgagccagggcctgcccacctgcccctgctccttgcagcaaGGGCAGCAGGACCCACGCTTCAAGAGCAGCCGTGGAGGCAA GTGGGGTGCCCGTGTCTCCATGCTGCACTCGGCCTCCCCCAACCAGCACGGCGCCGGCGTGCGCTGCCTGTACGACAGCCAGAGCCAGCTCATCGAGGGGCGGCAGGAGAGGTACTGGAGGAGCTTCAGGCAGGCGTTGCCCTACCGTG ACCAGGAGCTGAAGCTGTATGACTGGTGCTGTAATCGGGCGGGCAGTGCCCACCTCTGCGCCCGCTACAGTGAGAAGAGGCCGAAGATTGGCTGTGATGGATACCAGTCACCCAGCACGG ATTCCTCGGAGGAGGCAGAGAATGACTCAGATGAGCAGATAG ACGGAGAGGACAAGTAA